Within Catharus ustulatus isolate bCatUst1 chromosome 5, bCatUst1.pri.v2, whole genome shotgun sequence, the genomic segment TCATCATCAGGATCTGTGAGCTTGATTCCTGATAACAACTTGCTGCCCCAAGCTGGGCActgtggggacaatggggagggagggggagtgAAATGCTGGTTGGGAAAGCTCTGTGCTCACCAGTCTGCATTCTGGTTATGGCAGGGTTGGTCCCAGTTAACATGGGAAACCTTCTGGGgctgtttttcttgtttctcttctctCAGGAAATCTTGTGTGCCTAAGAAATGAAATCCTCTCACTTGAAGTCACGGGGGGCTggcctgcagccaggctgggttcCCATGCTGCTCTGCCCATTCCTCCCCAGGAGCCCATCACTTCCTCCAGAACACTGCTCTCACTCAGATTTCTGCAGTTCTGAggggagctctgctcctctgggtgctctgctctcagcaggcCATATCCTCTCCAGACCTGCTGCAGTCTCCAGATATAAACCCCCCTTTGTTGGGCAGAGAGGTTGACTTGACTGAGCCTCATGATCAGTCAGGTGACAAAATTGGGcacaaaagcagaacagaatgAGCAGCTGGGTGAGGGCATTAGCTGCTGATCTTGCCTCTTGACAGGCTGTGCTACTCCTCAGGGAAAAATGAGTGCCTGGCCCTGTCCTCTGCTGTGGAGCTTCACCCTGCTGTGTCTCACAGGTGAGTCCTCCTGACACGGGGTTCTCTTCACTGGTTGAGCACAGGGAAAAGCCAcagtggggctgtgggagcccTGGGCTTCACCAGCGTGGGGGGCAGctgggggcagggctgggggaaggcagggaaggaaataaGTGTTGAaacacaggcagtgctggaagtGGGATGCATGAggttaaatacaaaaatttgcttttgcaagaggaaaaggaaaaaaggagaaatagagCTGTATTACTCTGCATATTGAGGATTTGCAGAGGCTTTTTCTTAAATCCCAAGGAGCAGGATGCCTATTGGTAGGTCAGGAAAGATCAGCTCTCTATTCCTCCCTGACATCCTCAAGTACTGGCTACCAAAGGTTATTGATGGCTACTGAAGTTTTGTAAACAACTCTACTACTTTTAGTAATGTGTTATGGAaaactattttccattttaaaaaattcctcttAAGAGCACCACCATTTGACAttaaaaccaaccaaccaatgaagcatattcaattaaaaaaccccaacaacaacaaaattcatCCAGCTGTGGGCAGTCCAAGTAGTTGGAACTTCTGCAGTGTCTTTGGCTGGCAGAGTTGAGCTGTTGGGAccaggagggagctgtgggagaTCAGACTTTGATCTCAGAGTCCTTCTGAAAGGTTTCTCCTGGGAATTTGACAGCATCCTTAACTTACTGCTAGTGTTTACATTAGGATCAGTTTAATGGATCTCAGGACTGACTCAGTTTGTTGCCAGAGGTGAGGAAAAAGCAAGCAGACTGGCTTCAACCCCTGAGGCAGGGCGTTCAGATGAGGGGAATTGTGCATCTTTGTTTTGGGTGGAGGCTTGTCCACAGTAGCAGTGTCCTGTGTGGGCactgtggagctgctctccccacCTCAGACCATGCTGGCACCTGTGTCCCTTGGGCTTGAGCCTGGGGCAAACCAGCGTGTTAAAAAATGATCACTGCTAGATTGGGTGTCTCTGTTTTAGGGCTACAGTAGGAAAATGAGATTTGGTTCAGTTGGTGCTGAACATTATTGGCACAGTGCTGCTAATGCCAGGGTTGTGGGTTTGGTCCATGCACGGACCATTCACCTGAGAGCTGGAGTCCACAATCctctgggtcccttccaactcagactATTCTGTTAATCCTTTAAAACCTGGGCACTGGCCCAGATGTCTGGGTGCTCATCTGCTTTACTCACTAGTTACACCAAGATGGGTTTTGGCACAAAGCAGGCAGTCAACAACAGGAGGGAGCACTCCCAGCAAACTGTCTCCATGTGATCACAACCTTATAAAGACTCTTTTATCCAGTGTCCTGATCCTGGTGCAGAGCTTTAACTGGAGCTGCCATCAGCTTGGTCTGCATGCTGATGTTCATACCATGGTAGTGCTGGTGCCCACAGTGCCTGATCTTGCATGGTGGGTACAAAACTGAGAGAGAAATTAGAGGCTGGGGGTGAATCAGGGCTGGGGAAaagcctgcagggatgtgggtCTGACACCTGACAGCTTGTGCTGTCACCCTGCCCTGTCCTTCCTCACCTACATCCCACTGTTGGGTCAGCTGCACTCTTTGACCCCCTTGAAAACTATAAACCAACTTCTTAGGAGTCCTTGTGTTTTCCATGCCACTGGGCATGGATTGCCAGGGGGGCTTGGCAGGTGTGTGCTGGCTGGGAGAGCATTTACACCCCACAGTATCAGTACCCTGTAAGGCTGGGTGTTTTCAGAAGTTGCAGTAAGTATTGAGTAAATCCCTGCCCTGAGTTCCTGAACTCAGCtggtgggcacagctgctgtggcaggagctgcctgttttggttttgcttttcttcctttgcttaGTACCATGCTGCTAAATTAACAATAGCCTGCTGCCTTCCATGCTTGGTTTCATGGGCAAAGTCTCAGTCTCTCCTCTGTTAGAAACTCAGGATGTTACCCATGGCTGTGCCAAGGGATGTCTTCCATCAGCAGATAGTGTTCCACCAGATATCACAGCAAAACAACCTGAGCTGCAGTAATATCTCCTTTCTCTACAGATTTCAGCCATCCTCACTCTGAGGAGGGATTTCAGAATTAAAGCAAACCTTGGCCTGCAGGTTCCCTTCTGGTTACTGGATGTACCACCAGAACAGCttaaaaaaccctgagcccGTGTCTTTTCTTGGCTGGTCTGTTTAAGGGAGATGGGATAAAGCAGTCAGCTGCTTGACAAACATCTTAAATCAGATTGTCATGAGATCTCAGCGCAAACAGTCCCACGGAGCTAACAGAACATTTGAGGCAATTCTCACACCCTCAGACAGATCTCCCAGACACGGCATCTACTTCTTTGTGGCCTCATGGACCCACTAATTTATCTCCCTGGTAAGTCTCCCATGTGCCAGACATGCTGAGATGCTGCCTCAGATCCTTGCTCTGTagtggagcacagcagaggggagTTTCTGGATATCAAACAATGATACATGGTTTAAGCAGTTGATAAAGACCTAAATGAGAAGTCATCATTAAAGAGAGAACAAGAATTCAGCCTctaattgttttttcttctcttaggTATTGCTTTAGGCCAGACAACCAGCACTGATGTCCCCATTTCAtcacccccagcagctgcaagtGCAACCAGCACTGAGACTATTCCCATTTCATCAActccagtgcctcccagtgcaaCCAACACTGAGCTTCCCATTTCATCAACCCCAGCAGCTTTAAGTACAGCCAGCACTGAGGCTCCCATTGCATCaaccccagcacctcccagtgcaagcactgctgcagcctctgctcccccagctgctcctgcaacACTCCCAGCTGGACTGACACCAACCACTGCAAGCCCTGCTGCatccacagcagctccatctgCTGCTCCAAGCACAAAAACCCCTGTTCAGACTCTGCCCAGCACCATGGGGACTGTCCCCACCTCTCAAGCATCTTCAGCAGTGATGGGCAcctccagcagtgccccagtgtcccctccagGAGTGACCACATCCCCTGGGCTCCCATCATCAGCTCCACTGCCCAgcaccccccagccctccacctgcagcacagtgaATGTGACAGCCTGTGCCCTCTGCCCCCCAGGGACAGTCCCCAACCCAGGTAAgggtccctgctcccagctcctgccctagAGGGAAAAGGGATTTATCAGGGGATGTGAAGCCAGCACTTGTTCTTGTGTTGGAAGCTtggacaggcagcaggagagggacttGATTCATTTCACCCTTCTGAAATTAAAGGCTTGGCCTTTCCTGGGCTTGTGCTCTGTTTTGGTCTTCCTGAGGCTTCCCCAGTGGGGTGACAAAGCAGGTGGATTGTGGCACAAAGTGTAGCACAAGTGCAGTTTGATTTATTGGCAGAACATAATTTTGGGGTCCAGGGCCAAATACAAGGTCAATCTCCAGCTGTCCCAAATGTTTGAAAGAGAATCTCTGCTCTAGAGACAGCCTTTTTGCATGGCCTTGAGAAAATACTTGATCAGCCTCTGTTGGTCAGCAGAGCACAATATAACCTTTCCCAGAAGTTATTTGTTGTAATGTGGTTGGGTTTTGATTTCAAATACCACCACCccattccacaaaaaaaaaatctcaagaaaataattcccaaaaatacAAGCCATGTACTTTCTGCTTattccctgcactgcaggacACTTTTTAAAACAGCTCCGATGCTTTAGGGTGAATCTGCAGAGGACAGGAGTTATCTCCCAGTTCCCTTTTATGCAGGATCTTCTTTGACAGGGCTTCTCTTGTCTGAGTtgctggtgcagctgcagtAAATCCCACCCAATTCCTCTGTGTTGCTGGGATTGGTtttgagcagcagagaggggcagAACTTGCCTGCTGGCAATGCCATGGTACCTGTGCTCAaagaaaaactgctgctgcCTAAGGCAGATCCTTCACTCTGGGCCTTTACTCATCAGTTCTGCTTCCTACAAACTTAAATTATCAGTAATCTAAAGAAGTATATtggctggtttggtttggttttttttttttttttgggggggtggttggttttgtgtgttggagggaaaacaaggaaaattttCCTGGCCCCTCaaattaaagagagaaaaagcagtcAGAGCTAAATTACTGGAGGTGCACACTGATAGCCTTGACTCCTTAGATCACCTTTTGGGTGTTCTGCTGCTTGCTAGAGGTGGGCAGCAGCACAATTAGCATGAACTTTGCAGTTTCTGTGCTCTATGAGTGTCTTGCCAGAGGGACTGCATCccaaagctcctgcctttgtgGCAGTGACCTGTCCTGGCAGACACAGGGGTTCCAGCCAAGCCTTGCAATCCTGATCCTGGCTCTCTGTCCCAATTTAGGCACCgtgagctgctggtgctgcacgGGGGGCTCGTGCAGTGaccccagtgcctgcagcccctgcccaccagGCCACTTCCAGCCCCAGAGTGGGGAATcatcctgcctgccctgcccacagggCTCTTACACCAGGTGAGTGCCTGAGCCCCTGGAAAAAATCTCTTCCTTTGGGCTGTGGGAGAAGTGCTGCAGGGTTGTTTCTCAAATTCTCCTCATCAGGAAACCTTGGTGTGGATGTGCTTGTGCTGAGGGCTGTCCCTCTGTGAGTTTTCCACTTTTACCCTCGTGCCTTTTGTCTGCACTGAGGGAACATGCTGCTTTGTGGTGGGCAGACACTTGGGAGTGAGGTGTGGGTTCATCTCCTCAGCTTTTCTCTGTCTGACCAACAGGCTCCATCTCCCTGCTTTGCCCAATTTCTTTCTCAATCCCTGTTTTCCTGTCCCCAAGGCATCTCATTACATTTGAGTCACTGGCTCTAAAGCAATATCCTGAGCTGATAGAGTGTGTAAAAGCTGACAAGacatccctgccaggagcccagTCTTGCAATTCCCCCTGGCTGCCTCATCCAGGGATGCTGTGCAAGTGTCctctggctctggggacacggCCACGTGCTGCTCTCTCCATTCCCATCGGATTTCCTCTGGCTGTATCCATGTCTGcaagcactgagctgtgtcctTTGTGTGGTGGCAAGGACAGGAGGGGTGGCAGGAGCCTCCCAGGACTGTgtccactgcagagcagctccatttGGAGCAGTCCTGGCAATGACAACAAGATCTGGCTGTAGGAAGGGTGACCTGGCTGTGCAGTTTTTTTGCAGCAGCCCCTGAGTTTGAGGTGCCAGCAGGATcttcccctgtgctccccaCTGCAGTTTGTGCTGTGGGGACCTGCCTTAAAAATGTACCCATGAATTGCTGTaaagagcagccaggagcacctgcagggcacacagagctgctgctgggtgtggagagggcagagagggtcaggcagcagcactgggctggtgtgtgccacagcagggaccagaactggggcactgggggggacctgggggtgcaGTGTGTGCGTGGCCAtctcctggtgctgcctgggCTTTGGTGGGACCATTCAACATTGAACATTTCTGTGGTATTTGGAGAATTGCTTTGAGTGGCTCTGGCTGGTGTGTTGGTTTGTTTACAGCAAAGCTTTTGCTGTGTTTCcagttggtttggtttttttttttc encodes:
- the LOC116996700 gene encoding multiple epidermal growth factor-like domains protein 9 isoform X1, which encodes MSAWPCPLLWSFTLLCLTGIALGQTTSTDVPISSPPAAASATSTETIPISSTPVPPSATNTELPISSTPAALSTASTEAPIASTPAPPSASTAAASAPPAAPATLPAGLTPTTASPAASTAAPSAAPSTKTPVQTLPSTMGTVPTSQASSAVMGTSSSAPVSPPGVTTSPGLPSSAPLPSTPQPSTCSTVNVTACALCPPGTVPNPGTVSCWCCTGGSCSDPSACSPCPPGHFQPQSGESSCLPCPQGSYTSFPRSTVCLPCPPGHFANESGAAVCRACGRGYFSSKENAAFCLPCQPGSFCNTSSCSACVSCPGGQEAPREASEGCESCPPGTFKGPSDSRCRACRTGEYQLQRGKESCDLCPESHYCPSPDVSPVKCPPDAFCPGGSVEPTYCMELFLYKAGDSCQLAPATIIVLATLSAGGILVVFLIILRRRQEHGKKSLKSLLLPRGAGGHATYGGTEHTEPVYAGW
- the LOC116996700 gene encoding multiple epidermal growth factor-like domains protein 9 isoform X2 — translated: MSAWPCPLLWSFTLLCLTGIALGQTTSTDVPISSPPAAASATSTETIPISSTPVPPSATNTELPISSTPAALSTASTEAPIASTPAPPSASTAAASAPPAAPATLPAGLTPTTASPAASTAAPSAAPSTKTPVQTLPSTMGTVPTSQASSAVMGTSSSAPVSPPGVTTSPGLPSSAPLPSTPQPSTCSTVNVTACALCPPGTVPNPGTVSCWCCTGGSCSDPSACSPCPPGHFQPQSGESSCLPCPQGSYTSFPRSTVCLPCPPGHFANESGAAVCRACGRGYFSSKENAAFCLPCQPGSFCNTSSCSACVSCPGGQEAPREASEGCESCPPGTFKGPSDSRCRACRTGEYQLQRGKESCDLCPESHYCPFAGAEFLLLSGRAQM